The sequence below is a genomic window from Acidobacteriota bacterium.
GGCCTGAGCAAAGGGGTCGCCGCCTCCCTGGGGCAAGCGCAGGAAGGGGATCTGGCCTGCCACCGACTCGAAGTCCCGCATGCCCAGCGCCTCGGCATAGGCGGCGATGACAGCCGACCAATGCAAGTCGCGGTCTTGCGCGTCGCGCAGCGGGGCCAAGTGAGTCAAAAAGCCGCGCTGCCGGGCATCGGCGCTGAAGCCGACCCGCCGGGGAATGCCGCAGTCCTGCGCGATCCGGTAGGGAAACTTGCATTCCGGTCCGAAGACGATCATCTCGAAGTCCCAGGCGGCCAACTGACGCTTCAAGGAGGCTTCCTGCTGCGCCGTTTGTGGACGTTCGGTGTCGAGCTGAGCGAAATCGTCGATCCAGGACAGCCGGCGATGAAAGTCCGCCACACGCTCCATCACGGCGGCTTCAGCCGCCAGGATCAAGCGGGTCCGCGGATACCTGTGGCGCAGCAACTTGATCAGCAGATTGCGCACCACCATCACGCCCAGGTCGTCGCTGGAGGAAAAGATGCAGAGATTGCCTGTCATTACCTTGTTGGCCTGCTGCGGTGCGTCAAAACGTTTTGCCGCCCTGCTGTGTTATTCCACGCTTTCAGCGTTTGGTCCCTGGCTGTCCTGAACCCAGGGTGGCGCCGCCGTCTCGCTTGCGCTCGCCGGGGCTGACCCTGGGCTAGCGAATTGCTCCCTTTCAGGGAGCCCGGACTTGACTTTCAGCACAGCCGCTGCCGTGCCCTCCGTAGCCTTTTGCGAGGGGGACGAAGGGGGGCGACGGAAGACGGCCGAGGTGCGAATGACGAAGTTCGAGATCCCCGAAGAGGGCATCGCAAAAGCGCAGCCCGAACCAGTCCCAAAGCGTCTCAAGGAGCACTTTCTTGCTTTCTGAGAACCCCGAAGGGGCGCAATTCGCCAGCCCAGGGTGGGACCCGCGGCAAGGGAAGCGCCGCAAGGCTCAGATCCCTGGGTCACCGCAGCTCTCCTATCCACGCTGAAAGTGTGGGATGACGTTAGACCTTCTCGCTGGCTCAGAACCATTGACGTTTACCCTTAGCTGGCCGGGACGGAAAGGTCGGGCTGGTCGTGAAGGGGCAGGTTGAAGCGCCGGGCATGGGCTTGCTCCGATTCCGGCCACAGGCGCTCGATGACGCTCCACACTTCGTCCACCGAGAGATTGTTCAAATCGGGGCGGGAGACGACGTAGTGGCGATCTCCGGCCGCGTCGGGTCCCGAGAACCAGCGGTCTTGCTCACGAAACACTCCCACCACGGGGACGCCCAGCGCCACCGCAATCTGAACCGGTCCGGTGTTATTGCCGACATAGATGGTGGAGTGGGCGATGTAGGCCATGCTGTCGTTGAGCGAACAGCCGCAGCAGTTCACCACCTTGGCCTGGGGGAAGTCCTCGATAATGCCTTCGGTGATCTGTTTGGCCAGATGGGCCTCGGGCTTGCCGCCGATGATGTAGAGCGCGGCGTCATGGACTTGAGCCAGACGTTTGCCCAACTCGATGAACTTTTCAACCGGCCAGCGCTTGATGGAAGGGCCGCCCGGATGAAGAGTCACCTTGGCGCCTTCCCGGGGCAACTCGACGGTATCTTCATAGCGAATGTAGGGAACCAGTTCCTCGATCTTCAGGTCGTCCCGCCCGGTGATGGTGCGCGCATAGGCTTCGGGGAAGTTGAGAAGGCGGTAGGGGCCGTCGCCGATCTGGCGCTCGGTGAGCCGCCCGGTCAGGAAGAGGTTCTCGATGAGTCCTAACTTGTCCCAGGTCTTGGGCAGGTAGCACCCCACGATCTCGGGGATGCCGCACAGGTGCAGCCACACCGAATCCGAGCAGCTATGATTGGGCGACAGCACCGCCATGTCGAGCTTGTAGGACCTGAGCTTGCGGTAGAACTTGATCCAGTCGCGGATGGTGCTGTTGTCGCGCGGCGGGCAGATGATCAATTCATCAACCCAGGAGTGTTTCTTGAAGAAGCCTTCCAGCTTGCCGCTGCGGTGATGCTCGCCCACGATGTAGACGGTGGCCTCGGGATAAAGCTGGCGGATGGCCTTGACCATCGAGCTGATGATGATCCCTCCTCCCAGCAGTTCCATGCTGACGAAGAGGGCGATGCGGGAGGGCTTGGGACGGTCGGCGCCGTTGCGCGAACCCCCGGTCAGCCGTTTCTTCCAATAGGCGGGCCAAGCCACGGAGCGCAGTACGGCCCGGGTCAAGAGTGCACGTTTCTTGATTTCCATAATCTTGCTACCTGATTAGAGCTTTTGGAGTGGCGAGGTGTCGGGTCGGCCGTCCCCGTCCATGGCCACGATGACGCGTCGGCTGCCCTGGAAAGGCATGCGGCCGTGAGCGTAGAAGAGGTTGTCGAGCAGCAGCAGGTCGCCCTTCCGCCAGTCCACCGGCAGGCGAGTGCGCCGGTAGACCTGGCGGATGGCTTCCAACTCCTCTTCGTCAATCTCGCTTCCGTCGCCGTAAAAGGCATGGCGGGGCAGGCGTTCGGCCGGGAAGAGGGCGCTCAACGACTCGCGCAGGCCCGCTTCCAGACTTGAAACATGAAAAAGGTGAGCCTGGTTGAACCACAAGCGCTCACCGCCTGGGAGATAGGTGATGGCGGCGGGACGCACCTGACGGGTGTGAAGGCAGTTGCCGCCGTCGAACCATTCGAATTCGATGCTGGAGGAGCGGCAGTAGGACTCCACTTGCTGCTTGTCGTCGGTTTGAAAAGCTTCCTGCCAGGAGAGATCCACGCCCTGACCGAAATTGCGCGAGTACATGACCTGTTTCTCGACGAACCGCCGGCGGATGTCCTCGGGGATCTCCTCAAAAACCATGCGGCTGTCGGCGATGGGCGTGGCGCCCCCCTCGTCAGCGGGGTCGATACAGCAGAACAAGATCCGCCGCGGCCACTTGTTGCTGTAGGAGTTCTCGTTGTGCATGGGGATTTCGTGGGACTGGGGATATTCGGTCGAGGTGTAGATCTTGGCCTCAACCGTGGACCGCGGAGTGGAGCGTTCGGTGTACTCCAGCAAGTCGCTGGCCAGGACGCCCAGGAATCCCTGGAACTTCTCAACCGTATCGATGGCGAAATCCCTGAAGAGGACGGCCTTGTATTGCTCCACCAGGCCATTGATGTGGGAGCGCGACTGCTCGGCCCAGGCGACCGCGTCGGCCAGCGGGGCGGAAGGCCTGACCACGACGGGGCCGCCTTTTCCTTGCAGCGGCTCGACTCGGCCCAGGACGGCTTCGTCCCAGTCGGCTGAGGGTTCCTGCCCAGGCCTGTTTTCTGTTGCGGCGGTTTGTTCGGATTTCATCATGATGATTCCAGGCGGCTGCCGCTGACGGATGGCATCGACTGCCGCGGTTGGGATGATTCAGGAGGGACGCTGACAGCTTGATCAGGCTCCTCGGCGATCTCGCCCAGAAGCCTGGAGTAGTCATCGGCCATGGCCTTGACCGTGGCCGGGGCGAAGAGGCTGACGTTGTACTCGAAGTAGCCCTGCATGCCCTCTTTGCCCTTCTTCAGCAATTGCACCTCCAGGTCATACTTGGCGGCGCCGTTGTGGACGTCGGGAAACTCCAGCTCGAGGCCCTCGATGGCGAAGTCGTGCCAGGGACGGTCCCACAAGGCGAAGAGGGTCTGCACCAGCGGCAGATTGCCCGCGTCGCGTCGCGGCTTGAGGTGATTGACCAGTTCTTCGAAGGGCAGTTCGGAGTGTTCGTGGGCCGACAGCAGCCCCTGGCGGACGCGCTTGAGGAGCTCCCTGAAGGAGGGATTGCCGGAAAGGTCGGTCCTGATCACGATTTGGTTGATGAAGAGGCCGATGAGGTCTTCGGTA
It includes:
- a CDS encoding TauD/TfdA family dioxygenase; protein product: MMKSEQTAATENRPGQEPSADWDEAVLGRVEPLQGKGGPVVVRPSAPLADAVAWAEQSRSHINGLVEQYKAVLFRDFAIDTVEKFQGFLGVLASDLLEYTERSTPRSTVEAKIYTSTEYPQSHEIPMHNENSYSNKWPRRILFCCIDPADEGGATPIADSRMVFEEIPEDIRRRFVEKQVMYSRNFGQGVDLSWQEAFQTDDKQQVESYCRSSSIEFEWFDGGNCLHTRQVRPAAITYLPGGERLWFNQAHLFHVSSLEAGLRESLSALFPAERLPRHAFYGDGSEIDEEELEAIRQVYRRTRLPVDWRKGDLLLLDNLFYAHGRMPFQGSRRVIVAMDGDGRPDTSPLQKL
- a CDS encoding glycosyltransferase family 9 protein — its product is MEIKKRALLTRAVLRSVAWPAYWKKRLTGGSRNGADRPKPSRIALFVSMELLGGGIIISSMVKAIRQLYPEATVYIVGEHHRSGKLEGFFKKHSWVDELIICPPRDNSTIRDWIKFYRKLRSYKLDMAVLSPNHSCSDSVWLHLCGIPEIVGCYLPKTWDKLGLIENLFLTGRLTERQIGDGPYRLLNFPEAYARTITGRDDLKIEELVPYIRYEDTVELPREGAKVTLHPGGPSIKRWPVEKFIELGKRLAQVHDAALYIIGGKPEAHLAKQITEGIIEDFPQAKVVNCCGCSLNDSMAYIAHSTIYVGNNTGPVQIAVALGVPVVGVFREQDRWFSGPDAAGDRHYVVSRPDLNNLSVDEVWSVIERLWPESEQAHARRFNLPLHDQPDLSVPAS